In Desulfobacterales bacterium, the genomic window CACGCTGGTCGCTTCATCCTGTGCGATGATGACAGCTCCGGTCCGTTTCAGAATTCTGGCCCCTTCGGTGCCGTCCGCCCCCATGCCGGTCAGAATCACGGCAACGGCATCCTGTCCGTAAACCGTTGCAGCGGATATAAAAAGGATATCGACGGATGGCCGGCAGCCGTTGACCGGGGGTTGGTCGTTGACAACCGTTATGATTTCATTTCGCTTTTTAACCAGCAGCATGTGCCGCCCGCCGGGTGCAATATAGACGTGCCCCTCCCGCACCACATCCTGATGTGTCCCCTCTATCACGGTATGACGGCATTTTGTGTTCAGGCTTTTGGCCAGTGATTGGGTAAATGTAGGCGGCATGTGCTGAACGACGAATATAGGGGCATCTGTTTTTTCACAAAGCGGCGGCAGCATTTCCGCCAGCGCCCTGGGTCCCCCGGTGGAGACGCCGATTAAAATTCCCCTGATTTTTGAGTCGGCCGGCGACCATGACAGCGCCGCCGGCAAAGGGTCTGGAGCAGAGAACGGCTTCGCAAAAACCGCCGGGGACCCATCGGCTGCAAAGTGACGGATTTTCGCTATCAGTTGCCGGCGAAGGATGCTAAAACTCTCCTTAAGGTTTTTCCCCTCGGGTTTCTGGATAAAATCAAAGGCCCCCATCTCCAGGGCTTTAATCGTGATGTCGGCCCCTTCACGGGTATGGGAGCTGAGCATGATAACGCCGATGGGCCTGGAATCCTTATTGTCTGCATTGATTTTCTGGATGGCCGCCAGCGTCTCGATGCCATCCATCTCCGGCATCTCGACGTCAAGGGTGACCAGATGGGGCGGATGGGACCGGATAGATTCAATCGCCTTGGCGCCATTCCAGACGGAACCGACCACTTTGATATCCGCTTCAGCAGCCAGGCTTTCGGCAACGGCGCTGCGAAAGATCCGGGAGTCATCGACGATGAGGATTTTGATTTTCATTGTTTGATTAAATATCCGACCCCGAACGGAATTTGCTTTGTTGGCGTTTCATTCGCTTGTTGAAATTCCAAATACCCTGAAAAACAGACTTCAGTGTTAGCGTTAAACTAATCCAAGCGGGTTTTAGGGCTGGCGACGATGCCCAACAGGTTCCTTGAGTTTAATATAACCAGCAGTTCCTTTTCCATTTTGCAGATCCCCAGGGCGATATCGATGCCGCGACGCTCCGCACCCTCCGGAAGCTCCCGGTCCTGCTTGCGGCGGTTTTCAATTTGCGCCTGATCAACCGTCTCGATGTCGGCAATGGCATCCACCAGGATACCGAAATTTTCGCCCACTCCCGGCTTAAACAGAATGACCCGGCCGGCCCCTTCCGCCGCTTTCTCCTGGATCCTCAAAATCCGCCGCAAATCCAGCAACAGATAGATCCATCCCCGAATGTTCATATACCCCTTGACCGCCTGGGGTGCATGAAATATCGGCGTAAAACCGCCCTCGGGGCAGACCTCCTTAACATCCTGGATATCAATGCCATAGAGCCGCCCGTTTATCCGGAAGGTGCAGAACTGGCGGATCGGGGTCTGCGTTTCTTTCATTACGAAAGGACTCCTTTAGACCACTCCGGTTCGACGATTTCCACCAGACGGTTAATATCCACAAACAATGTCATGGTATTGCGAATAATGGCCGTGCCCAGCAAACCGTCTTCCGGATAACTTTCAGTATTGAGTTCAGCGGCCGTTTCTTCAATATCAATCAGGTCCGATATTAGAATACCCACCGGCCGGCTGAAAAGCCTGGGGAGGATCAGATGCATGCTTTCATGTTCCGCAACGGGGGTCACTTTCAGGGCATGATCCAGGCGCAGCACCCGTGTCGATTTTTCGTCAACCGTGATATATTCCCTGTCCCCGATCCGCTCAATGGCGGACATGCTAATTTTTTCAATACGGCGTATCAGCGGAACGGGCATGGCAAACTGCTCTTTCGGACCGGATCTGAACAGGAGCACGCTTTGCAAATCCTGGCCAGCCGAATCCTTGTCACCGGCTTCAGCCGTCACGGCAATATCCAGCATGGGTTCTGCGTGTCTGGCAATCCCCTCAACATCCAGTATCAGGGCGACCTTGCCGTTGCCCATAATGGTGGCTCCCGCATAAATGTCCAGGGATTTCACGGCCCGGTGCATGGGTTTGACCACGATCTCTTCGGTTCCCAGGATGCCGTCGACAATCAATCCATAACGGCTGTTATCCGCCCTGAGAACGACGAAGTTCAGGGACTCTTTTAATTCGGCGCCTTTCTCAGGCCCGGTCTTATCAGCCGGTTCCGAAGGAATCGTTTCCTGCTGCTGGTACTTTCCGGCGATCTCAACGCCGGTCTCTCGGCTGAACCGCATCGGTCTTGCCAGCACTTCGGACAGTCTTACCATGGGCAGGAGCCGCCCCCGCAAGCGGCAAATTTCCAGACCGTCGGCATATTCGATCTTAGTCCGCATGTCTTCATCGTACAGGCAAACCAGTTCCACCAGGCTGTTCTGGGGTATGGCAAACAGGTTGCCGTTTTGGGAAACAATGAGCGCGGGCATGATGGCCAGGGTCAGCGGCAGTCTGAGATGAACTGCGGTCCCCTCACCCAGCGCAGAAACAATCTCAAATGCACCGCCCAGTTTTTCAACAGCGTTCTTGACAACGTCCATTCCGACGCCCCGTCCGGAAACCTGGCTGGCCTCATCCGCCGTGCTGAACCCGGGCAGAAAGACCAGGTGCAGAACCTCCTTGTCGCTCATTTGCTCTAATTCAGCCGCGGTTTTCAGACCTTTTTGCGTTACTTTTTTTCGGATCAGAGCCAGGTCGATCCCCCTGCCGTCGTCCCGGATTTCAATGATGAACCGTCCGGCTTCATGAAAGGCGTTTAGCTTTATCAGACCGGTTTCCGGCTTGCCGGCCCGGACCCGCTCCGCCGGGGATTCAATTCCATGACCGCAGCAATTTCGAATAATATGGGTCAAGGGGTCTGTCAGAGATTCCAGAATCGTTTTATCCAATTCGGCTTCACTGCCGCTGATGTCAATCAGGATCTGTTTGCCGAGACGCTTCCCAAGCTCGCGCACAATTCGGGGAAACTTGCCGATAATTTTGCCGATAGGCTGCATCCGCGTGCGGATAATGGTTTCCTGCAGTTCGGCCGTAACCAGATCCAGCCGATGGGCGATGGAACGCGATACGGGGTCGGATTCATCTGCGGCCAGGAGGTGCTGGTTGCGCACCAGGACCAGTTCCCCTGCCTGCAGCATGAGCTTGTCCAGTGTATCGACAGGGATGCGGACCGTGTCGCCGCGGTCTGCAGCGGCCTTCTCCGGCAAACGAATATTTTTGGCTGCAGCGCCGGCAGGCGGCTGGGGAACAGAACGGTCCGGCGCGGTCGCCCGCCCCTCAAGAAGTCCGGTCAGACGGTCATGGACCGCAGTAATATCCACATCCTGATGACGGGTAACATCATCCAGCATCAACGCCAGCAGATCGACTCCCGCCAAAAGCGCGTCAACATATTGCGACTCCGCCAGGATCTTGCCTGACCGCATATCGGCCAGCAGAGTTTCCATGACATGCGCCAGGCGGGTCATATTGTCGAGGCTTAGGAAGCCGGCCGCCCCCTTGACCGAATGAATCGCCCGGAAGACCTTATTCAAAAGTTCCTGGTCCGGATGGTCCTTGTGCTTCTCGAGGTTTAAAAAATCATCTTCTATCGATTCCAGATGCTCCTTGGACTCAGCGATGAAATTCGCCACCAACTCCGGATCATTCAGCAGCAGGTCGTCAAATTGTTCTTTGACATCATTCACGCCGCACGCTCTCTTTCCTTATCCCCGCATTTTTCATCATTCAGATTACACCGCCCGGAAGGAATCAGCCCTCATCCTTGCGCCGGGCCGCCTCGAGGATCAATGCCGTCAGTTTCATGTGAATGCCTCTCGGTATTTTTCTGCCGGGGGGCTTTCTGAAATTGATGGTCGTATTTTCAATCTGGATCATCTTTATGGCCGCCTCCACCCCTTTCAGATCACCGCAAACGGCATGATGCAGTTCACCGCCTTTAAAATAGAAGAACCCTTTGGGGTTGCCGGATGTCTCCACTTCAAAAAGGCAGGTCTTCTGTTCCATTTCAATCATCTGCAAAAAATTCATGATGGATATCCCGGACAGGGATCCCTCCGGCAGACCGCGTTTCAAAGCCGCCATAATGGCTTTGGCAAGCGCCTCGGCCGTGAACGGTTTTTCGATGAATTGCAGGATGTCTTTATGCAGTGTCTGTTTGATTGAAGGCGTTCCATGGGCCGACATGACGATGCAGGGAATATTGGAATGGTATTTATTGGTATAGGCCAGCAGCCCCAGTCCGTCAATCCTGGGCATTTGAAGATCGGTTACCAGCAGGGCAATCGTTTCGTTTTTTAAAATTTCGATGGCTTCCAAACCATCCTTGGCCAAAAAATAAGCAAACTTGTCCCGGTACTTGGTAAAAGACTCTTCCAGATAATTCATCAGCATTTCGCTGTCGTCAACGATCAGGACGTTGTCCATTTTTTCAATTTCCCTCTAAGACACGGAATGGGATGACCCTCTGACAGGTCGGGCTTTTAAACCCCCTCGGCTTCAGCCAGCAAGGCCGACAGATCCCGCTTGATCTGTCGATTAATTTTTTTCTGGGGCGGCTTTTTATACCGGATGGTGGCGCCGCTCATTTTAAGCAACCCTATGGCCGCAACCTCCCCCCTCAGCTCTCCGTAAAAAGCATTGTAGAGGGTGCCCCCATTGAAAAACAAATACCCTTTTTCACTGTCCGCTGATTTGATTTCACACAGACAGGTAATACACTCCATTTCAACCAGCCTCAAAAAACCGGTCACCGATACCCCGGTCAAGGTCCCGCCCAGCATTATATGCTGATCCAGGTGGGAAATAATCGCCTCGGCCATCTCCGACAATTTAAACGGCTTGGTCATGTAGAACAGGGAATCCCGGGCCAGCCTTTTTTCCAGACCCGGTGTTCCGTAACCCGTCATGACG contains:
- a CDS encoding chemotaxis protein CheA, whose protein sequence is MNDVKEQFDDLLLNDPELVANFIAESKEHLESIEDDFLNLEKHKDHPDQELLNKVFRAIHSVKGAAGFLSLDNMTRLAHVMETLLADMRSGKILAESQYVDALLAGVDLLALMLDDVTRHQDVDITAVHDRLTGLLEGRATAPDRSVPQPPAGAAAKNIRLPEKAAADRGDTVRIPVDTLDKLMLQAGELVLVRNQHLLAADESDPVSRSIAHRLDLVTAELQETIIRTRMQPIGKIIGKFPRIVRELGKRLGKQILIDISGSEAELDKTILESLTDPLTHIIRNCCGHGIESPAERVRAGKPETGLIKLNAFHEAGRFIIEIRDDGRGIDLALIRKKVTQKGLKTAAELEQMSDKEVLHLVFLPGFSTADEASQVSGRGVGMDVVKNAVEKLGGAFEIVSALGEGTAVHLRLPLTLAIMPALIVSQNGNLFAIPQNSLVELVCLYDEDMRTKIEYADGLEICRLRGRLLPMVRLSEVLARPMRFSRETGVEIAGKYQQQETIPSEPADKTGPEKGAELKESLNFVVLRADNSRYGLIVDGILGTEEIVVKPMHRAVKSLDIYAGATIMGNGKVALILDVEGIARHAEPMLDIAVTAEAGDKDSAGQDLQSVLLFRSGPKEQFAMPVPLIRRIEKISMSAIERIGDREYITVDEKSTRVLRLDHALKVTPVAEHESMHLILPRLFSRPVGILISDLIDIEETAAELNTESYPEDGLLGTAIIRNTMTLFVDINRLVEIVEPEWSKGVLS
- a CDS encoding response regulator, which gives rise to MDNVLIVDDSEMLMNYLEESFTKYRDKFAYFLAKDGLEAIEILKNETIALLVTDLQMPRIDGLGLLAYTNKYHSNIPCIVMSAHGTPSIKQTLHKDILQFIEKPFTAEALAKAIMAALKRGLPEGSLSGISIMNFLQMIEMEQKTCLFEVETSGNPKGFFYFKGGELHHAVCGDLKGVEAAIKMIQIENTTINFRKPPGRKIPRGIHMKLTALILEAARRKDEG
- a CDS encoding chemotaxis protein CheW; translation: MKETQTPIRQFCTFRINGRLYGIDIQDVKEVCPEGGFTPIFHAPQAVKGYMNIRGWIYLLLDLRRILRIQEKAAEGAGRVILFKPGVGENFGILVDAIADIETVDQAQIENRRKQDRELPEGAERRGIDIALGICKMEKELLVILNSRNLLGIVASPKTRLD
- a CDS encoding chemotaxis response regulator protein-glutamate methylesterase, giving the protein MKIKILIVDDSRIFRSAVAESLAAEADIKVVGSVWNGAKAIESIRSHPPHLVTLDVEMPEMDGIETLAAIQKINADNKDSRPIGVIMLSSHTREGADITIKALEMGAFDFIQKPEGKNLKESFSILRRQLIAKIRHFAADGSPAVFAKPFSAPDPLPAALSWSPADSKIRGILIGVSTGGPRALAEMLPPLCEKTDAPIFVVQHMPPTFTQSLAKSLNTKCRHTVIEGTHQDVVREGHVYIAPGGRHMLLVKKRNEIITVVNDQPPVNGCRPSVDILFISAATVYGQDAVAVILTGMGADGTEGARILKRTGAVIIAQDEATSVVWGMPGNAWASGNVDHVLPLGDIPGAVAGLMRRSSSPTEYDKAGQGVLHTPRLPA
- a CDS encoding response regulator → MDKVLIVDDDAQLLLILTEALGKYSGKFKVKTVKDGLAAIKAMQKEQFSLVVTDIQMPRVNGLVLLAYMARNFPETPCIVMTGYGTPGLEKRLARDSLFYMTKPFKLSEMAEAIISHLDQHIMLGGTLTGVSVTGFLRLVEMECITCLCEIKSADSEKGYLFFNGGTLYNAFYGELRGEVAAIGLLKMSGATIRYKKPPQKKINRQIKRDLSALLAEAEGV